One segment of Cynocephalus volans isolate mCynVol1 chromosome 8, mCynVol1.pri, whole genome shotgun sequence DNA contains the following:
- the NTRK1 gene encoding high affinity nerve growth factor receptor isoform X1, with protein MLRGGQRGHLGGRLRATGPGSLLAWLMLASAGASPCPDACCPHGPSGLRCTRAVALDSLRHLPGAENLTELYMENQQQLQHLELDDLRGLGELRNLTIVKSGLLSVAPDAFHFTPRLSRLNLSFNALKSLSWKTVQGLSLQQLDLSGNPLHCSCALRWLQRWEEEGLGGVREQKLQCSGQGPLALMPNTDCGVPTLKVQMPNASVNVGDDVMLQCQVEGQGLEQAGWILTELEESATVMKSESLPSLGLTLASVTSDLNRKNVTCWAENDVGRAEVSVQVNVSFPASVQLHQPVEQHHWCIPFSVDGQPAPSLRWLFNGSVLNETSFIFTEFLEPAANETVETVRHGCLRLNQPTHVNNGNYTLLAANPSGQAADYVMAAFMDNPFEFNPEDPIPVSFSPVDTNSTSGDPVEKKDETPFGVSVAVGLAVFACLFLSTLLLVLNKCGRRNKFGINRPAVLAPEDGLAMSLHFMTFGGSSLSPTEGKGSGLQGHIIENPQYFSDACVHHIKRRDIVLKWELGEGAFGKVFLAECHNLLPEQDKMLVAVKALKEVSESARQDFQREAELLTMLQHQHIVRFFGVCTEGRPLLMVFEYMRHGDLNRFLRSHGPDAKLLAGGEDVAPGPLGLGQLLAVATQVAAGMVYLAGLHFVHRDLATRNCLVGQGLVVKIGDFGMSRDIYSTDYYRVGGRTMLPIRWMPPESILYRKFTTESDVWSFGVVLWEIFTYGKQPWYQLSNTEAIECITQGRELERPRACPPEVYAIMRGCWQREPQQRHSIKDVHARLQALAQAPPVYLDVLG; from the exons ATGCTGCGAGGCGGACAGCGCGGGCACCTCGGCGGGCGCCTCCGGGCTACGGGGCCGGGCAGCCTGCTGGCTTGGCTGATGCTGGCATCTGCGGGCGCCTCACCCTGCCCCGATGCCTGCTGCCCCCACGGCCCCTCGGGGCTGCGCTGCACCAGGGCTGTGGCCCTAGATAGCCTCCGCCACCTGCCAGGCGCCGAGAACCTGACCGAGCT cTACATGGAGaaccagcagcagctgcagcatctGGAGCTCGATGACCTGAGGGGCCTAGGGGAACTGAGAAACCT CACCATCGTGAAGAGTGGTCTCCTGTCCGTGGCGCCAGATGCCTTCCATTTCACTCCTCGGCTCAGTCGCCT GAATCTCTCCTTCAATGCTCTGAAGTCTCTCTCCTGGAAAACAGTGCAAGGCCTCTCCTTACAGCAACT GGACCTGTCGGGGAACCCTCTGCACTGTTCCTGTGCCCTGCGCTGGCTGCAGcgctgggaggaggaggggctgggcgGAGTGCGTGAACAGAAGCTGCAGTGCTCCGGGCAGGGTCCCCTTGCCCTCATGCCCAACACCGACTGCG GTGTGCCCACACTGAAGGTCCAGATGCCCAATGCCTCTGTGAACGTGGGGGACGACGTGATGCTGCAGTGCCAGGTGGAGGGGCAGGGCCTGGAGCAGGCTGGCTGGATCCTCACGGAGCTGGAGGAGTCTGCAACAGTGATG AAATCTGAGAGTCTGCCATCCCTGGGGCTGACGCTAGCCAGTGTCACCAGTGACCTCAATAGGAAGAACGTGACATGCTGGGCGGAAAACGATGTGGGCCGGGCTGAGGTCTCTGTCCAGGTCAACGTCTCCT TCCCAGCCAGCGTGCAGCTGCACCAGCCAGTGGAGCAGCACCATTGGTGCATCCCCTTCTCCGTGGACGGGCAGCCGGCGCCCTCTCTGCGCTGGCTCTTCAATGGCTCTGTGCTCAACGAGACCAGCTTCATCTTCACAGAGTTCCTGGAGCCGGCAGCAAATGAGACTGTGGAGACTGTGCGGCATGGCTGCCTGCGCCTCAACCAGCCCACCCACGTCAACAATGGCAACTACACGCTGCTGGCTGCCAACCCCTCTGGCCAGGCTGCCGATTATGTCATGGCTGCCTTCATGGACAACCCTTTCGAGTTCAACCCGGAGGACCCCATCCCTG TCTCCTTCTCGCCAGTGG ACACTAACAGCACATCTGGAGACCCAGTGGAGAAGAAGGACGAAACACCTTTTGGG GTCTCGGTGGCTGTGGGCCTGGCTGTCTTTGCCTGCCTCTTCCTTTCCACACTGCTCCTTGTGCTCAACAAATGTGGACGGAGAAACAAGTTTGGGATCAACC GCCCAGCTGTACTGGCTCCAGAGGATGGACTGGCCATGTCCCTGCATTTCATGACATTTGGTGGCAGCTCCCTGTCCCCCACCGAGGGCAAAGGCTCTGGGCTCCAAGGCCACATCATTGAGAACCCACAATACTTCAGTGATGCCT GTGTTCATCACATCAAGCGCCGGGACATCGTGCTCAAGTGGGAGCTGGGCGAGGGTGCCTTTGGGAAGGTCTTCCTTGCTGAGTGCCACAACCTGCTGCCTGAGCAAGATAAGATGCTGGTGGCTGTCAAG GCACTGAAGGAGGTGTCTGAGAGCGCTCGGCAGGACTTCCAGCGTGAGGCAGAGCTGCTCACCATGCTGCAGCACCAGCACATCGTGCGCTTCTTCGGCGTCTGCACCGAGGGCCGCCCTCTGCTCATGGTCTTTGAGTATATGCGGCATGGTGACCTCAACCGCTTCCTCCG GTCCCACGGTCCTGATGCCAAGCTGTTGGCTGGTGGGGAGGACGTGGCTCCAGGCCCCCTgggcctggggcagctgctggcCGTGGCTACCCAGGTCGCTGCGGGGATGGTGTATTTGGCGGGTCTGCACTTTGTGCACCGGGACCTGGCCACGCGCAACTGTCTGGTGGGTCAGGGACTAGTGGTCAAGATCGGCGATTTCGGCATGAGCAGGGATATCTACAGCACCGACTATTACCGC GTGGGAGGCCGCACCATGCTGCCCATCCGCTGGATGCCGCCCGAGAGCATCCTCTACCGCAAGTTCACCACCGAGAGCGACGTGTGGAGTTTCGGCGTGGTGCTCTGGGAGATCTTCACCTACGGCAAGCAGCCCTGGTACCAGCTCTCCAACACCGAG GCGATCGAGTGCATCACCCAGGGACGTGAGTTGGAGCGGCCGCGTGCCTGCCCACCAGAGGTCTACGCCATTATGAGGGGCTGCTGGCAGCGGGAGCCCCAGCAACGCCACAGCATCAAGGATGTACATGCCAGGCTGCAAGCCCTGGCCCAGGCGCCTCCCGTCTACTTGGATGTCCTGGGCTAG
- the NTRK1 gene encoding high affinity nerve growth factor receptor isoform X2: MLRGGQRGHLGGRLRATGPGSLLAWLMLASAGASPCPDACCPHGPSGLRCTRAVALDSLRHLPGAENLTELYMENQQQLQHLELDDLRGLGELRNLTIVKSGLLSVAPDAFHFTPRLSRLNLSFNALKSLSWKTVQGLSLQQLDLSGNPLHCSCALRWLQRWEEEGLGGVREQKLQCSGQGPLALMPNTDCGVPTLKVQMPNASVNVGDDVMLQCQVEGQGLEQAGWILTELEESATVMKSESLPSLGLTLASVTSDLNRKNVTCWAENDVGRAEVSVQVNVSFPASVQLHQPVEQHHWCIPFSVDGQPAPSLRWLFNGSVLNETSFIFTEFLEPAANETVETVRHGCLRLNQPTHVNNGNYTLLAANPSGQAADYVMAAFMDNPFEFNPEDPIPDTNSTSGDPVEKKDETPFGVSVAVGLAVFACLFLSTLLLVLNKCGRRNKFGINRPAVLAPEDGLAMSLHFMTFGGSSLSPTEGKGSGLQGHIIENPQYFSDACVHHIKRRDIVLKWELGEGAFGKVFLAECHNLLPEQDKMLVAVKALKEVSESARQDFQREAELLTMLQHQHIVRFFGVCTEGRPLLMVFEYMRHGDLNRFLRSHGPDAKLLAGGEDVAPGPLGLGQLLAVATQVAAGMVYLAGLHFVHRDLATRNCLVGQGLVVKIGDFGMSRDIYSTDYYRVGGRTMLPIRWMPPESILYRKFTTESDVWSFGVVLWEIFTYGKQPWYQLSNTEAIECITQGRELERPRACPPEVYAIMRGCWQREPQQRHSIKDVHARLQALAQAPPVYLDVLG; encoded by the exons ATGCTGCGAGGCGGACAGCGCGGGCACCTCGGCGGGCGCCTCCGGGCTACGGGGCCGGGCAGCCTGCTGGCTTGGCTGATGCTGGCATCTGCGGGCGCCTCACCCTGCCCCGATGCCTGCTGCCCCCACGGCCCCTCGGGGCTGCGCTGCACCAGGGCTGTGGCCCTAGATAGCCTCCGCCACCTGCCAGGCGCCGAGAACCTGACCGAGCT cTACATGGAGaaccagcagcagctgcagcatctGGAGCTCGATGACCTGAGGGGCCTAGGGGAACTGAGAAACCT CACCATCGTGAAGAGTGGTCTCCTGTCCGTGGCGCCAGATGCCTTCCATTTCACTCCTCGGCTCAGTCGCCT GAATCTCTCCTTCAATGCTCTGAAGTCTCTCTCCTGGAAAACAGTGCAAGGCCTCTCCTTACAGCAACT GGACCTGTCGGGGAACCCTCTGCACTGTTCCTGTGCCCTGCGCTGGCTGCAGcgctgggaggaggaggggctgggcgGAGTGCGTGAACAGAAGCTGCAGTGCTCCGGGCAGGGTCCCCTTGCCCTCATGCCCAACACCGACTGCG GTGTGCCCACACTGAAGGTCCAGATGCCCAATGCCTCTGTGAACGTGGGGGACGACGTGATGCTGCAGTGCCAGGTGGAGGGGCAGGGCCTGGAGCAGGCTGGCTGGATCCTCACGGAGCTGGAGGAGTCTGCAACAGTGATG AAATCTGAGAGTCTGCCATCCCTGGGGCTGACGCTAGCCAGTGTCACCAGTGACCTCAATAGGAAGAACGTGACATGCTGGGCGGAAAACGATGTGGGCCGGGCTGAGGTCTCTGTCCAGGTCAACGTCTCCT TCCCAGCCAGCGTGCAGCTGCACCAGCCAGTGGAGCAGCACCATTGGTGCATCCCCTTCTCCGTGGACGGGCAGCCGGCGCCCTCTCTGCGCTGGCTCTTCAATGGCTCTGTGCTCAACGAGACCAGCTTCATCTTCACAGAGTTCCTGGAGCCGGCAGCAAATGAGACTGTGGAGACTGTGCGGCATGGCTGCCTGCGCCTCAACCAGCCCACCCACGTCAACAATGGCAACTACACGCTGCTGGCTGCCAACCCCTCTGGCCAGGCTGCCGATTATGTCATGGCTGCCTTCATGGACAACCCTTTCGAGTTCAACCCGGAGGACCCCATCCCTG ACACTAACAGCACATCTGGAGACCCAGTGGAGAAGAAGGACGAAACACCTTTTGGG GTCTCGGTGGCTGTGGGCCTGGCTGTCTTTGCCTGCCTCTTCCTTTCCACACTGCTCCTTGTGCTCAACAAATGTGGACGGAGAAACAAGTTTGGGATCAACC GCCCAGCTGTACTGGCTCCAGAGGATGGACTGGCCATGTCCCTGCATTTCATGACATTTGGTGGCAGCTCCCTGTCCCCCACCGAGGGCAAAGGCTCTGGGCTCCAAGGCCACATCATTGAGAACCCACAATACTTCAGTGATGCCT GTGTTCATCACATCAAGCGCCGGGACATCGTGCTCAAGTGGGAGCTGGGCGAGGGTGCCTTTGGGAAGGTCTTCCTTGCTGAGTGCCACAACCTGCTGCCTGAGCAAGATAAGATGCTGGTGGCTGTCAAG GCACTGAAGGAGGTGTCTGAGAGCGCTCGGCAGGACTTCCAGCGTGAGGCAGAGCTGCTCACCATGCTGCAGCACCAGCACATCGTGCGCTTCTTCGGCGTCTGCACCGAGGGCCGCCCTCTGCTCATGGTCTTTGAGTATATGCGGCATGGTGACCTCAACCGCTTCCTCCG GTCCCACGGTCCTGATGCCAAGCTGTTGGCTGGTGGGGAGGACGTGGCTCCAGGCCCCCTgggcctggggcagctgctggcCGTGGCTACCCAGGTCGCTGCGGGGATGGTGTATTTGGCGGGTCTGCACTTTGTGCACCGGGACCTGGCCACGCGCAACTGTCTGGTGGGTCAGGGACTAGTGGTCAAGATCGGCGATTTCGGCATGAGCAGGGATATCTACAGCACCGACTATTACCGC GTGGGAGGCCGCACCATGCTGCCCATCCGCTGGATGCCGCCCGAGAGCATCCTCTACCGCAAGTTCACCACCGAGAGCGACGTGTGGAGTTTCGGCGTGGTGCTCTGGGAGATCTTCACCTACGGCAAGCAGCCCTGGTACCAGCTCTCCAACACCGAG GCGATCGAGTGCATCACCCAGGGACGTGAGTTGGAGCGGCCGCGTGCCTGCCCACCAGAGGTCTACGCCATTATGAGGGGCTGCTGGCAGCGGGAGCCCCAGCAACGCCACAGCATCAAGGATGTACATGCCAGGCTGCAAGCCCTGGCCCAGGCGCCTCCCGTCTACTTGGATGTCCTGGGCTAG